Proteins encoded by one window of Strix aluco isolate bStrAlu1 unplaced genomic scaffold, bStrAlu1.hap1 H_2, whole genome shotgun sequence:
- the LOC141919149 gene encoding LOW QUALITY PROTEIN: E3 ubiquitin-protein ligase PHF7-like (The sequence of the model RefSeq protein was modified relative to this genomic sequence to represent the inferred CDS: inserted 4 bases in 2 codons): MSEREEEEAPDPMEEVCVLCGRTAADPVLCGRKIKIEELCAHFFCLLFASELLFWLDEESGMLSSDTEDLAHTVERAAQKKCFICGESGAAITCCREGCDRSFHLPCATEGQCITQYFFPHRSFCREHRPQQEVEAAPEKNTNCLICLDPVEDRKSYHTMVCPACKHAWFHRGCIQVGXPFPHAQDMAGSRQHQSLTXLLLFPLQGQARYAATISFNCPLCRDKYDFLVDMVTMGIRIPLSLGFSLMEELQTGQGGGAGLPCIALMPGQQGLNDFLFPIRNPSRDNGPPVEALIQRHSRCDARP; the protein is encoded by the exons atgtctgagagggaagaggaggaggcccccgaccCGATGGaagagg tgtgCGTGCTGTGCGGCCGGACAGCGGCAGACCCGGTTCTCTGCGGACGGAAAATCAAGATTGAAGAGCTCTGTGCTCATTTCTTCTgcctg CTTTTTGCCAGTGAGCTTTTATTCTGGCTGGACGAGGAATCAGGGATGCTGTCATCTGACACTGAGGACCTTGCCCACACAGTCGAGCGGGCGGCGCAGAAG AAATGCTTCATCTGTGGTGAGAGTGGGGCCGCCATCACCTGCTGCCGGGAGGGCTgcgaccgcagcttccatctgccctgtgccaCGGAGGGTCAATGTATCACCCAGTACTTTTTTCCGCACAG gtccttctgcagggagcaccgaccacagcaggaggtggaggcggcTCCGGAGAAGAACACCAACTGCCTCATCTGCCTGGaccctgtggaggacagaaagtcctaccacaccatggtgtgccccgcctgcaaacacgcctggttccaccggggctgcatccaggtagg gccgTTCCCTCACGCCCAGGACATGGCAGGCTCACGGCAGCACCAGAGCCTCAC CCTACTCTTGTTTCCTCTGCAGGGCCAGGCTCGGTATGCTGCTACTATTTCCTTCAACTGCCCCCTCTGCAGAGACAAGTATGACTTTCTCGTGGACATGGTCACAATGGGCATCCGAATCCCcttgag CCTGGGCTTCAGCCTCATGGAGGAGCTGCAaaccgggcaggggggaggagcagggctgccctgcatcGCCCTTATgccggggcagcaggggctcaaCGATTTCCTTTTCCCCATCAGAAATCCATCACGGGACAACGGGCCTCCAGTCGAAGCATTAATCCAGAGGCACAGCCGCTGCGACGCTCGT ccatga